From the Exiguobacterium marinum DSM 16307 genome, the window TTTGACATTCCCCTTTTATTCGAAGGAACAATGCTTGACCTCGTCGACTATTCTGTTGTCGTCTATTGTCGCGAAGAAATTCAATTGATGCGTCTCATGGAACGGAATGGGTTGACAAAAGAAGAGGCGCTCGCACGCATCCATTCTCAAATTCCGATTGAAGATAAAAAGCATCAGGCTGATTATCTTGTGAATAACAACGGGGCATTGGGGGAGTTACCTTCCCAAATTGACCGCTTAGTCGAACAATTTAAAGCTATACAAAAAAAGGCGAATGATTGAAGGCACTGAAAAATCCTAAATGATTCTAAACAGAGGAGCGTCGTCCCAATCAGGGATGACGCTCCTCTGTATTCCTTGCTTTTTCTCTGTTCCTGTAAGGCAAGAGCAGAGGTTTTTCAGTGCCATCGAATGATCGCCTTCTTTTTAATTCAAAGGGTCGGATTCAGGCGATCCTTTTTTCCATGTATCATAAATCGCTCGGCCGTCACTTGGGTGACCACTTGAATAATAAATTGGATAGAGAGAGAAAAAGATATAGTAGAACGAGAAATAGGCGAATTGATACGTATAAAGAGTAGGCTCGATTTCTTGTTGAAGAATAAATCCATTTAAAATGAGGATGCTCGCCAAGTTAAAAATTGCGCCCCCACCGTAAACGAGAGAGCGAGTAACTTTATTGCTCCACTTCAAATCTGAAAACTGACACCATGCATCATAAAAGTAAACACGATTCACTTGTAGATGCCC encodes:
- a CDS encoding site-2 protease family protein, which produces MFDWGDIDKFFISFFIILPIVTLIHELGHYFFARLFGGTLDMQIGTGKKLFKIGHLQVNRVYFYDAWCQFSDLKWSNKVTRSLVYGGGAIFNLASILILNGFILQQEIEPTLYTYQFAYFSFYYIFFSLYPIYYSSGHPSDGRAIYDTWKKGSPESDPLN